Part of the Deltaproteobacteria bacterium genome, GCACCCCCTCTTCGGGGTCTTCGGCGGCGGCTTCCTGGAAAGCCTCTATTGCGTCCCAACTGTGGGTTGTGGCGAAAACCTGTATATCAAGCCGCCTTGCCAGCTCGAAGACCAGCTTCCAGGCTTTCGGCTGCACCGAGTAGTGAAGCCCGTTTTCGAACTCGTCTATCAATAATATCCCGCCCTTGGCGTTCACCAGCATCAGAATCATCTGGAAAAGCCGATTCATGCCGTCGCCAAAGGAGCGCAGGGGAACCGGGCGGGACATGCCTTCGGCGCGGGTAATGGCTTTGCGACCTATAGCGGAATTTTCTTCGCCAACCATGGAGATAGCTGAAATTTTTGGATCAATTATTTTCAAAGCATCAATGACGTCTTTTTCAAGTTCCGATAAAGCCACATTGTCCCAAAGTTGCCCAACAATTCCAGGAATATCTACCCCAACCGGACTTAAATAAAGGCAAGGCATTGGTTGCTCATCCAATTTTTCATAACCACTGGAAGACCAATAATCAAAGGATGAATTCCAAATTGAGTCTGTCAGTGGAACCATATGGGGAGTGTCGTTGATGGATATTTCGAGTCCTGGACGTTTGCCTATAAGGACACGTAACTGTACTAAATCTTGTATTGTATCATTATTTTTTTGAGGTTCTGTAACTGGGAGCCAAGTTGGCTTTATCAATATTTTCATATTGTAATCAATGCCACTTGAGTCAATAACTATTGAATTCAATTTTTCTGAAAATTTTGGGAATCCGATAAAGAGGCTCGTTAAATAAAAAGAACCATCAGCTTCTATTGGCTTTATGTTTCCAAAAATCGGCTCAATTATTTCTTCCCGATATTTAAGAATGGAACGGATGACAGCGAGTGACGCTTTTGAAGCCAACAGCCTTATCGCCTCCAGCACCGTTGATTTTCCGCTGTTGTTGCGGCCCGTTATCAGGTTCACCCGGCCAAGGCCGTTAAGCTCCATCTTTTTGATGGCGCGGAAATTTTCGATAACGAGGTTTTCGATCTTCGGCTTCATGGCCCTGCTCCCCTGGGTAAAGCGACGGTCAATGTGCTGTTTTCAGGAGAATATCCCATCCTGCGGCTCCTTTCAACGCTTTTTCTGCATGTAGTACAGTATGGGCACCGTCATGCGGGAAAAGATCAGGGAGGCCATTTCCCCGAACATGAGGGAAACCGCAAGGCCCTGGAAAATGGGGTCGAAAAGTATCACCCCCGCGCCCACAACAACTGCGGCGGCGGTTAGGAGCATGGGCCGGAAGCGCACCGCGCCAGCGTCTATCACGGCTTGGTCTAAGGGCATTCCCTCGGAAACCCGAAGCTCGATGAAGTCCACAAGTATTATGGAGTTGCGGACGACTATTCCAGCGCCCGCTATGAAGCCGATCATGGAGGTTGCGGTGAAAAAGGCCCCAAGCGCCCAGTGGGCGGGCAGAATGCCGATAAGCGAAAAGGGGATGGCCGCCATTATCACTATGGGCGTTAGGAAGCTCTGGAACCAGCCGGTCACCAGGAAGAAGATGAGGATCAGGACGGCGGCGAAGGCGATGCCAAGGTCGCGGAAGACCTCGTAGGTTATGTGCCACTCGCCATCCCACTTCATGGCGTATTTTTGGTCGCTTGTCGGCAGGCTGGCCGTGTGCTGGCGCATGGCGTAGCCTTCGGGGAGGACCATCGCCTTTATTTTTTCGGCGAGGCCAATAATGGCGTAAACCGGGCTTTCCTTGGCCCCGGCCACGTCGCCTGTGACGTAGACCACGGGCATCAGGTTCTTGTGGTAAATTGCCTCGTCGCGTTCAAGAACCACCGGCTTCACAAGGGCTGAAAGGGGCACCATGGATCCGTCTGCGGCGGTGAGTTTGAGGCTCGTTAAGCGGTTTACGTCGGTGCGCTCGGAAAAGGGCAGGACAACCGTTATGGGCAGGTCCTCGCGCTCCATCGGCTTGTGAACGAGCCCTGCCTGAGCGCCCTTTTCGGCCAGGGAAATCGCCGCCACCACCCTCTGGGCCGCTATGCCGTGGAGGGCCGCCTTTTCCTGGTCCACAACGAAAACCAGGCGCTTCTGGTCGTCCTCCATGTAGGTGTCCGCGTCAACCACGCCAACAGCCTCGTCGAAGATTTTCAGAAGGTCCTTTGCTATCTCCTTCTGGCGCTTGTAATCCGGGCCGTAAACCTCGGCCACCAGGGTCGATAGCACGGGCGGGCCGGGCGGCACCTCGGCAACCTTCACCCGCGCCCCGTATTTTTTGGCTATGGCGATCATGGGCGGCCTGGCCCTTTTGGCCACCTCGTGGCTGGGCTGGCTCCTTTTCTGCTTTTCTGCCAGATTCACCTGTATTTCCGCCACGTTGGTTCCGCTTCTCAAATCATAGTGGCGCACAAGGCCGTTGAAATTGAAGGGCGCGGCGCATCCGGCGTAAACCTGATAATTTTCCACCTCGTTCATGCGGCCAAGGTATTCGCCCATTTCAAGGGCGCAGGCCGTTGTGGTTTCAAGGGTGGCGCTTTCCGGCATGTCCAGGATCACCGAAAATTCGCTCTTGTTGTCAAAGGGGAGCATCTTAACCGTGACCAGCCCCAAGGCCACCATGCTCATGGCTCCAAAAAGCAGCAGGATCACCACCAGGAGGAATGTCCACCGGATTACGGGCCTGTGGATCAAAGGCCCCATCGCTTTTCTGTAGAGCCTCGTGGACCAGTCCTCGCTTTCGGTGTGATGCCCGGTGCCTATGCGCGGCAAAAGCCGCAGGGCCGCCCAGGGGGTGACGATGAAGGCCACCAGGAGCGAAAAGATCATGGCCGCAGTGGCACCCACCGGGATGGGGCGCATGTAGGGTCCCATGAGGCCACCCACCGCCGCCATGGGAAGGATTGCCGCAATAACCGTGAGAGTGGCCAGAATCGTGGGGTTGCCAACCTCGTCAACCGCCTTTAACGCCACCACGCTTCCCGGAAGGTTGCGGTTTTCGGGAAGCCTGAAGTGGCGCACCATGTTTTCCACCACCACGATGGCGTCGTCCACCAGGATGCCGATGGAAAATATGAGGGCGAAAAGGGTGATGCGATTCAAGGTGTAGCCGTAGAGATAGAACATGAAAAGGGTGAGCGCCAGCGTGACGGGTATCGCCAGGAGAACGACGCCCGATTCCCGGCGGCCCAGGGTGAGAGCCACCAGAATGGTGACCGAAAGCACCGCCAGAAACATGTGGAACAGAAGCTCGTCGGATTTTTCCCTGGCCGTGTTCCCGTAGTTGCGGGTTATGCTGACCTCGATGTTGCCGGGGA contains:
- a CDS encoding AAA family ATPase, which encodes MKPKIENLVIENFRAIKKMELNGLGRVNLITGRNNSGKSTVLEAIRLLASKASLAVIRSILKYREEIIEPIFGNIKPIEADGSFYLTSLFIGFPKFSEKLNSIVIDSSGIDYNMKILIKPTWLPVTEPQKNNDTIQDLVQLRVLIGKRPGLEISINDTPHMVPLTDSIWNSSFDYWSSSGYEKLDEQPMPCLYLSPVGVDIPGIVGQLWDNVALSELEKDVIDALKIIDPKISAISMVGEENSAIGRKAITRAEGMSRPVPLRSFGDGMNRLFQMILMLVNAKGGILLIDEFENGLHYSVQPKAWKLVFELARRLDIQVFATTHSWDAIEAFQEAAAEDPEEGVLVRLYRKDDRIIPTLFREDELAVVTRERIEVR
- a CDS encoding efflux RND transporter permease subunit; the encoded protein is MKQTLGPAGVIAKAFINSKLTILIVAASLLLGYFAVVRLPREEEPQIIVPMVDVFVSMPGASAKEVEERVTNPMEKLLWEIPGVEYVYSTSSPGSSMAVVRFKVGQDEERSIVRLQSKLLANYDRIPAGVSQPLVKPRYIDDVPILALTFHSKDADHFTLRRVAAEVETRIKRAPNVSITTITGGARRTLRVLLDPARLAAYGVSPDTIPAILAAANQETGAGSFPSPEGEIQVHAGSFLKDARDVESVVAGVYAGKPVYVKDVARVIDGPEEPSQYVFMGNGPAGEKSEKEVRNGVEPAVTLSVAKRKGENAVSVANNILKRVEELKGEVIPGNIEVSITRNYGNTAREKSDELLFHMFLAVLSVTILVALTLGRRESGVVLLAIPVTLALTLFMFYLYGYTLNRITLFALIFSIGILVDDAIVVVENMVRHFRLPENRNLPGSVVALKAVDEVGNPTILATLTVIAAILPMAAVGGLMGPYMRPIPVGATAAMIFSLLVAFIVTPWAALRLLPRIGTGHHTESEDWSTRLYRKAMGPLIHRPVIRWTFLLVVILLLFGAMSMVALGLVTVKMLPFDNKSEFSVILDMPESATLETTTACALEMGEYLGRMNEVENYQVYAGCAAPFNFNGLVRHYDLRSGTNVAEIQVNLAEKQKRSQPSHEVAKRARPPMIAIAKKYGARVKVAEVPPGPPVLSTLVAEVYGPDYKRQKEIAKDLLKIFDEAVGVVDADTYMEDDQKRLVFVVDQEKAALHGIAAQRVVAAISLAEKGAQAGLVHKPMEREDLPITVVLPFSERTDVNRLTSLKLTAADGSMVPLSALVKPVVLERDEAIYHKNLMPVVYVTGDVAGAKESPVYAIIGLAEKIKAMVLPEGYAMRQHTASLPTSDQKYAMKWDGEWHITYEVFRDLGIAFAAVLILIFFLVTGWFQSFLTPIVIMAAIPFSLIGILPAHWALGAFFTATSMIGFIAGAGIVVRNSIILVDFIELRVSEGMPLDQAVIDAGAVRFRPMLLTAAAVVVGAGVILFDPIFQGLAVSLMFGEMASLIFSRMTVPILYYMQKKR